The following are from one region of the Cryomorphaceae bacterium genome:
- a CDS encoding DUF1853 family protein, which translates to MCPKANSPVSLSFTLGKRMEQLVQLGLGSSNQHEIVASGLQIVRDGRTLGELDFVLLDHLAKRIIHLEIAYKIYVPEIGNPHPWHRWIGPNGRDRLVDKLRKLQLRQFAAWHLPETQDQIAMLNLPPWPVEQQLCLKLWLYFNAIDDVSSWATQHRAGGVLFAKDLLLRKDSGYWIPQKCHWGVHPMHQQNWLSGSEAHTILKKRLNQKGAQLLWALQNNGGYRRDIVVA; encoded by the coding sequence ATGTGCCCTAAAGCCAATAGCCCCGTTAGCTTGTCTTTCACTCTTGGCAAACGCATGGAGCAACTCGTACAGCTTGGTCTTGGCTCATCCAATCAACATGAAATTGTAGCCTCCGGTTTGCAGATTGTTCGTGATGGGCGCACTCTGGGTGAGCTGGACTTTGTTTTGCTAGACCATTTGGCGAAACGCATTATTCATCTTGAAATAGCCTATAAAATCTATGTGCCGGAAATAGGCAATCCTCACCCCTGGCATCGCTGGATAGGTCCCAACGGTCGTGACAGACTTGTAGATAAGCTCCGGAAACTACAATTGCGCCAATTCGCTGCGTGGCACTTGCCCGAAACCCAAGACCAAATTGCCATGCTAAACCTGCCGCCATGGCCTGTTGAACAACAACTGTGTCTGAAACTTTGGCTCTACTTCAATGCAATAGATGACGTTTCCTCCTGGGCAACGCAGCACCGCGCAGGAGGGGTACTTTTTGCCAAAGACCTTTTATTGCGAAAAGATTCTGGGTACTGGATTCCACAAAAATGCCACTGGGGAGTTCACCCAATGCACCAGCAAAATTGGCTGAGCGGCTCGGAAGCACATACAATTCTGAAAAAAAGGCTGAATCAGAAAGGAGCACAGCTACTCTGGGCCCTTCAGAATAATGGCGGCTACAGACGTGATATAGTTGTAGCGTAA
- the msrB gene encoding peptide-methionine (R)-S-oxide reductase, producing the protein MKDFPKDEEAWREKLDVESYRVMRQKGTERPFTGQYYMHFETGVYTCKGCGTPLFKHYSKFHSGCGWPSFDAAIEDGTIREVRDTSHGMIRTEITCANCDSHLGHVFDDGPTETGLRYCVNSVCLDFAPEP; encoded by the coding sequence ATGAAAGATTTTCCAAAAGATGAGGAAGCCTGGCGAGAAAAACTCGACGTGGAGTCCTATCGCGTCATGCGGCAAAAAGGTACCGAGCGTCCGTTTACAGGGCAGTATTACATGCACTTCGAAACCGGAGTGTACACCTGCAAAGGCTGCGGCACTCCCCTGTTTAAACACTATTCCAAATTTCACTCAGGATGCGGCTGGCCCAGTTTCGACGCGGCAATCGAAGATGGCACCATTCGTGAGGTAAGAGATACCAGCCACGGTATGATCCGCACTGAAATCACCTGCGCAAACTGCGATTCGCACTTAGGGCACGTTTTTGATGATGGGCCTACTGAAACCGGATTGCGCTATTGTGTGAACTCGGTCTGTCTGGATTTTGCGCCGGAGCCATAG
- a CDS encoding glycosyltransferase family 2 protein — translation MSEPRKLSIVIPAYNEARTIHLILDKVRAVELPGGLQKEVIIVNDCSSDDTAGAIQRYAVKYPDMGIAYKAHEVNQGKGAALHTGIAEATGDFIIIQDADLEYDPNEYKLLLRPMLEGHADVVYGSRFMGGNPHRILFFWHTIGNKFLTFLSNAFTNLNLTDMETCYKLFRRETIQSLTLREKRFGFEPEVTAKVSRIPGIRIYEVGISYYGRTYEEGKKIGWKDGVRAIYCILKYGMLRIN, via the coding sequence GTGAGTGAACCGCGCAAACTTTCTATTGTTATTCCGGCCTACAACGAGGCGCGAACCATTCACCTCATCCTGGACAAAGTGCGTGCAGTTGAACTACCTGGCGGACTGCAAAAGGAAGTTATCATCGTAAATGATTGCTCCTCCGACGATACAGCTGGTGCCATACAGCGCTACGCGGTAAAGTACCCGGATATGGGCATTGCCTACAAGGCTCATGAGGTAAATCAAGGAAAAGGCGCCGCCTTGCACACGGGCATTGCAGAAGCTACGGGTGACTTCATCATCATTCAGGATGCCGATTTGGAGTATGACCCTAATGAGTACAAATTATTGCTTCGACCTATGCTGGAAGGGCATGCCGATGTTGTTTACGGAAGTCGGTTTATGGGAGGAAACCCACATCGCATTCTCTTTTTCTGGCACACGATCGGAAACAAGTTTTTGACTTTTCTTTCCAATGCGTTTACCAATCTGAACCTGACAGACATGGAAACGTGTTATAAACTCTTTCGGAGGGAAACAATTCAATCGCTCACCCTGCGTGAAAAACGGTTCGGATTTGAGCCGGAAGTTACTGCCAAAGTTTCGCGAATTCCGGGTATCCGTATTTATGAGGTGGGCATTTCCTACTACGGCCGAACCTACGAGGAGGGCAAAAAAATAGGTTGGAAAGACGGTGTCCGGGCCATATACTGCATCCTGAAATACGGCATGCTGCGAATAAACTAA
- a CDS encoding glycerol acyltransferase — protein sequence MPNFAAMSLSRWVFNKAGWKYEGGLPAGVRKCVLVAAPHTSNWDFVVARLVFNFLGVNVRMLIKKEAFFWPFGYFLKKMGGLPIDRSKNNRAVDQIAELFNKHDDLIILFTPEGTRRYAPKWKRGFYFAAQEANVPIVLGYVDYGAKIGGIVQEAFHITGDVDADIERIKEFYKDYRGYNPDWGVK from the coding sequence ATGCCTAATTTCGCGGCCATGTCGCTATCGCGTTGGGTATTTAACAAGGCAGGCTGGAAATACGAAGGTGGATTGCCTGCGGGGGTGCGCAAGTGTGTACTTGTAGCCGCTCCGCATACCAGTAACTGGGATTTTGTAGTTGCCCGACTGGTATTCAATTTTCTGGGGGTGAATGTGCGCATGCTCATTAAGAAAGAGGCTTTCTTCTGGCCCTTTGGTTACTTTTTGAAAAAGATGGGAGGGTTACCCATTGACAGATCCAAAAACAACCGAGCTGTAGATCAGATAGCGGAACTTTTTAACAAGCACGACGACCTCATCATACTTTTCACCCCTGAAGGAACCCGCCGCTACGCCCCTAAATGGAAGCGAGGATTCTACTTTGCAGCCCAGGAAGCAAATGTTCCGATAGTCTTGGGCTATGTAGATTACGGGGCAAAGATAGGAGGCATTGTTCAGGAAGCCTTTCACATCACCGGTGATGTGGACGCCGACATTGAGCGCATCAAGGAATTCTACAAAGACTACCGGGGATACAATCCAGACTGGGGCGTGAAGTAG
- a CDS encoding mechanosensitive ion channel family protein: protein MELEEIADYSWKMILENGPRILLAIITLWIGLRLIRLAVKMLNTQLEKKENDPALIMFLTRVMAIVLKVMLVISVVSMIGVDTTSFIAALGAAGLAIGLALQGSLANFAGGVLILLFKPFRVNEFIETQGHLGTVESIDILHTTLRTPDNRTVIVPNGQLANQPITNFTRKGTRRVEWQIGISYGSDMKKARGIVLRVLSEEDRILKDPEPLMVLSNLGDSSLNFLARAWVNTPEFWVVYWDNLEKIKEAFDKEGIEIPFPQRDVHLIPQKEK from the coding sequence ATGGAACTTGAGGAAATAGCCGATTACTCGTGGAAAATGATTCTCGAAAATGGTCCGAGAATCCTTCTCGCTATCATCACCTTGTGGATTGGTTTACGGCTTATTCGATTGGCTGTGAAAATGTTGAATACGCAGCTTGAGAAGAAGGAGAACGACCCTGCACTGATCATGTTCCTCACCAGAGTGATGGCCATCGTGCTCAAGGTGATGCTCGTTATAAGTGTGGTATCTATGATTGGCGTAGACACCACTTCATTCATTGCCGCCTTGGGTGCCGCGGGTCTTGCCATTGGCCTGGCTCTTCAGGGCAGTTTAGCCAATTTTGCAGGAGGCGTGCTGATTTTGCTCTTCAAGCCATTCAGGGTAAATGAATTCATTGAAACGCAGGGTCATTTGGGTACAGTTGAAAGTATTGATATTCTCCATACCACCCTTCGAACGCCCGATAACAGAACCGTGATTGTACCCAACGGGCAATTAGCCAACCAACCCATCACCAATTTTACACGCAAAGGAACACGTAGGGTTGAATGGCAAATTGGCATCAGCTACGGATCGGATATGAAGAAAGCCCGGGGCATTGTGCTAAGAGTACTAAGCGAAGAAGATAGAATACTCAAAGATCCTGAGCCACTTATGGTCTTATCAAATCTGGGTGACAGCTCTCTGAACTTCCTTGCACGGGCCTGGGTAAACACTCCCGAATTTTGGGTGGTGTACTGGGACAATCTGGAAAAAATCAAAGAGGCTTTTGATAAGGAAGGAATTGAGATTCCTTTCCCTCAGCGCGATGTTCACCTTATTCCGCAAAAGGAAAAGTAA
- a CDS encoding DEAD/DEAH box helicase: protein MGLHPHIMEGLDAMRFENPTPVQAQAIPRILNGESILASAQTGTGKTAAFLLPVLSKIEADPKPGIQCLIVVPTRELALQIDQNLQGLSYFTGVSSMPIYGGGDGTSFDQEKKAIQTGVDVLIATPGRLNSHFNLGYVKTDSVSFFILDEADRMLDMGFIADITRFREKLPKKLQTLMFSATMPQKIRDLAKQIMENPTEINIAISKPAENILQVAYSLYDHQKVALVGELLKGKNLNSVIVFCSTRKAVGALERKLSKQGLSCAAISSDLEQDEREQIMLDFRNRKITVLVATDLVSRGIDIANIELVINYDIPNDAEDYVHRIGRTARADTDGMAITLISPDEQHKFRRIEQLIEKEVRKLPLPEGFEPGPEYRAEGGKPRNNNRHKGGKPRNKFQKSKRKPGKNTSRQTNKPQQG from the coding sequence ATGGGGCTCCATCCCCACATCATGGAAGGTCTGGATGCTATGCGCTTTGAAAACCCCACTCCTGTGCAGGCACAAGCCATTCCACGTATTCTGAATGGCGAAAGCATTCTTGCCAGTGCGCAGACGGGCACAGGAAAAACTGCAGCGTTTCTACTTCCTGTTTTAAGTAAGATTGAGGCTGACCCCAAACCGGGTATTCAGTGTCTTATTGTGGTGCCCACACGCGAACTCGCACTCCAAATTGACCAAAACCTTCAGGGGCTCTCCTATTTTACGGGTGTTTCAAGTATGCCTATATACGGAGGTGGTGACGGTACCAGTTTCGACCAGGAAAAGAAGGCCATTCAAACCGGTGTAGATGTGCTCATTGCGACTCCGGGAAGGCTTAATTCGCATTTCAACCTTGGTTATGTAAAAACAGATAGTGTGAGTTTTTTCATCCTGGATGAGGCAGACAGGATGCTCGACATGGGCTTCATTGCCGACATCACCCGCTTTCGTGAGAAGCTGCCCAAAAAATTGCAAACCCTGATGTTTTCTGCCACCATGCCGCAAAAAATCCGTGATCTCGCCAAGCAAATCATGGAAAACCCCACGGAAATCAACATTGCCATCTCGAAGCCGGCCGAGAACATCTTACAGGTGGCCTACTCCTTATATGACCATCAGAAAGTGGCTCTGGTAGGTGAATTACTTAAAGGCAAAAACCTGAACAGTGTAATTGTTTTTTGCTCAACACGCAAAGCGGTTGGGGCTCTTGAGCGCAAACTTTCCAAACAAGGCTTGTCATGCGCTGCCATATCCTCAGATCTCGAGCAGGATGAACGCGAGCAGATTATGCTAGACTTTCGCAACCGAAAGATTACCGTTCTTGTAGCTACAGATTTGGTTTCGAGAGGTATTGACATTGCCAATATTGAGCTGGTTATCAACTACGATATACCGAATGATGCGGAGGATTATGTGCACCGCATAGGACGTACCGCCCGTGCCGATACGGACGGGATGGCCATTACCCTGATCAGCCCGGATGAACAACACAAGTTCAGAAGAATTGAGCAATTGATTGAAAAAGAAGTTCGGAAGCTTCCGTTGCCCGAAGGTTTTGAACCGGGACCCGAATACCGGGCTGAGGGTGGCAAACCCCGCAATAATAACCGCCACAAAGGCGGAAAACCGCGCAACAAATTTCAAAAAAGCAAGCGCAAACCGGGAAAAAACACGTCACGCCAAACCAATAAGCCGCAGCAGGGTTAA
- a CDS encoding penicillin acylase family protein, translated as MREGNCSFQNHILLSFNLNAFALGCSIGGLGILSIFRHPIQNQPAVRIFKLILVIVILVITTTVVSIWLYLGGLRPELSGSMRMPAMTSGADVYFDPYGIPHIYAENAADAYRILGFVHAQDRLFQMDLLRRVGGGRLSEFFGEDVVEVDMLFHTLGIPVYAAQSAGEFDSAPESLRENVTAYLQGVNHFVETGFTPIEYTLARLPKETFDVQDMYQIAGYMAFSFALGLRTEPVVEYITTILGSEYLRDLASHHEDGMPLAPSGREDADLPVLSVSLREKLDNLAMPLFVGSNNWAVSGSKTASGKPILANDTHIQYSQPSTWYEAHLEYPGASLYGNFLAGIPFALVGHNQHIAWGLTMFENDDTDFYFETFHPDDSTLVQSKDSLWVPVSIRKIDIAVKNGDTIHFEVTETPRGPLVQSFFSPEGEQAVSLYWTYTKKPNLLPEAFFNLNQAAKIDEARDAVAKIHAPGLNIAYADTDNNIALWSAALLIERPPHVNSKRILDGASGKDDPIGFYPFSANPQVENPASGVVYSANSQHDTTEAGVIHPGYYTAPNRMMAIRNWLESDKTWSKEDMMPMITDHVSVEDQKLAKHLYSLLLESDASQELKDFFAPLSFWSGSHSTVSSEPVLYYPVIYYLLEKTFLDYLGHEHFETFLSTHLMKRTIYKLYYLDESPWFVEALTNEHRNLQDMVVLAFTAAKEQLEQQYPNGNTDAWGDVHTLTHPHPMGVRWPLDKLFNVGPFGISGTNESIDQQGFRYTNSGLYPAKHGPQMRILIDLGDIHNSLSVNPTGQSGNIFSPHYSDQAELFATHQFRPQLTHRDSVLKHSHHHLRVSP; from the coding sequence ATGCGCGAGGGAAACTGCTCATTCCAAAATCACATTTTGTTATCATTCAATCTAAATGCGTTTGCCCTGGGATGCTCAATAGGTGGTTTGGGCATTCTTTCTATTTTTAGGCACCCAATCCAAAACCAACCTGCGGTGCGCATTTTCAAGTTAATTTTGGTTATTGTCATATTGGTAATCACCACTACAGTTGTTTCAATATGGCTGTATTTGGGAGGTTTACGTCCGGAGTTGAGTGGCTCAATGCGCATGCCGGCAATGACAAGCGGTGCCGATGTTTACTTTGATCCCTACGGCATTCCTCATATTTACGCAGAGAATGCAGCTGATGCGTACCGGATCCTGGGATTTGTGCATGCTCAGGACAGACTTTTTCAAATGGATCTGCTTCGGAGGGTAGGAGGAGGGAGGTTGTCTGAATTTTTTGGTGAAGATGTCGTGGAAGTAGATATGCTCTTTCACACACTTGGAATTCCTGTTTACGCTGCCCAATCGGCTGGTGAGTTTGATTCAGCCCCGGAATCTCTGAGAGAGAATGTAACCGCATACCTGCAAGGTGTAAATCACTTTGTGGAAACAGGTTTCACTCCCATTGAATACACCCTGGCCAGGCTTCCCAAAGAGACGTTTGATGTTCAGGATATGTACCAGATTGCGGGCTATATGGCATTCAGTTTTGCACTCGGTTTGAGAACTGAGCCCGTGGTTGAGTACATAACTACAATTTTGGGTAGTGAGTACCTGCGAGACCTCGCCTCACACCACGAGGATGGTATGCCACTCGCCCCCTCAGGACGAGAAGACGCCGATCTGCCCGTACTTTCGGTGTCTCTTCGCGAAAAGCTGGACAATCTGGCAATGCCATTGTTTGTGGGCAGCAACAACTGGGCGGTTTCCGGCAGCAAAACCGCGTCAGGAAAACCAATTCTTGCCAATGATACCCACATCCAATATTCGCAGCCTTCAACCTGGTACGAGGCACATCTGGAGTATCCGGGAGCCAGTCTCTACGGCAATTTTCTTGCAGGTATTCCTTTTGCATTGGTTGGACACAACCAGCATATTGCATGGGGCCTCACTATGTTTGAGAACGACGACACCGATTTCTATTTCGAGACTTTTCACCCGGATGATTCAACGCTGGTACAAAGCAAAGACTCTCTTTGGGTACCGGTAAGTATCCGTAAAATTGACATTGCCGTTAAAAATGGCGATACGATACATTTTGAAGTGACTGAAACACCACGTGGTCCGCTTGTGCAATCGTTTTTCAGTCCTGAAGGTGAGCAAGCCGTATCGCTTTACTGGACCTATACTAAAAAGCCCAATCTGCTTCCAGAGGCCTTTTTTAACCTGAACCAAGCTGCCAAAATAGACGAAGCCCGCGATGCCGTTGCCAAAATTCATGCACCCGGTTTGAATATTGCTTATGCCGACACCGATAATAACATTGCGCTTTGGTCGGCTGCTTTGCTAATTGAACGACCACCGCATGTCAATTCCAAGCGCATCCTTGACGGAGCCTCAGGAAAAGATGACCCCATTGGCTTTTACCCCTTCAGTGCCAACCCGCAGGTAGAAAACCCCGCTTCGGGGGTGGTGTATTCGGCCAACAGTCAGCATGATACTACCGAGGCCGGGGTGATTCATCCTGGCTACTATACTGCTCCCAACCGAATGATGGCTATTCGTAACTGGCTCGAATCCGATAAAACGTGGAGCAAGGAAGATATGATGCCCATGATTACCGACCACGTTTCTGTAGAGGATCAAAAATTGGCCAAACACCTGTATTCTCTTTTGCTTGAGTCCGATGCCAGTCAGGAATTGAAAGACTTTTTTGCGCCTTTGTCGTTTTGGAGTGGTAGCCACTCCACTGTGTCATCGGAACCCGTATTGTACTATCCGGTAATCTATTACCTTCTCGAAAAGACATTTTTGGATTACCTCGGACATGAGCATTTCGAAACCTTTTTATCAACACATCTCATGAAGCGAACCATCTACAAATTGTACTATCTGGATGAAAGTCCTTGGTTTGTAGAAGCTTTAACCAATGAACACCGAAACTTGCAAGACATGGTGGTATTGGCATTCACTGCTGCTAAAGAACAACTTGAGCAACAATATCCCAACGGAAATACAGACGCCTGGGGCGATGTACATACACTTACCCACCCGCATCCAATGGGAGTGCGGTGGCCGTTGGACAAACTTTTCAATGTGGGGCCGTTCGGTATAAGTGGCACCAATGAGAGCATTGATCAGCAGGGCTTTAGGTATACCAATAGCGGTCTTTACCCTGCAAAACACGGCCCTCAAATGCGCATTCTAATTGATCTTGGTGACATACATAATTCTTTGAGTGTGAACCCGACCGGCCAATCAGGCAATATTTTCAGTCCGCATTACAGCGATCAGGCTGAGCTTTTTGCAACGCATCAATTCAGGCCGCAGCTCACCCACCGCGATTCTGTTCTGAAACATTCTCACCATCATCTCAGGGTTTCACCATGA
- the yaaA gene encoding peroxide stress protein YaaA, protein MLLLLSPAKSLDYESPVPSETATDTRLDKHSKKLAQVLKKKSAADLRELMGISESLAQLNAERFAQWKSPMKAPEARQAVFAFQGDVYQGLKAEDFSENELKFAQKHIRILSGLYGVLRPLDLMLPYRLEMGTSLAVNGTENLYQFWGDELAKLLKADLKESGSDVVVNLASNEYFNSVKKGLKGVSIVTPAFKDFKNGEYKMISFFAKKARGMMARFAVKNGISNPEDLKAFDDEGYIFNQELSKDKSWVFTRG, encoded by the coding sequence ATGCTTTTGTTGCTTTCACCTGCCAAATCGCTCGATTATGAATCTCCGGTGCCGTCGGAAACGGCCACCGATACGCGATTAGATAAGCATTCGAAAAAGCTTGCACAGGTGCTTAAAAAGAAGTCAGCAGCGGATTTACGAGAGTTGATGGGAATCAGCGAATCGCTGGCCCAACTGAACGCGGAACGCTTTGCGCAGTGGAAAAGTCCCATGAAGGCACCTGAAGCCCGCCAGGCTGTTTTTGCTTTTCAGGGAGACGTATATCAAGGCTTGAAGGCAGAAGACTTTAGTGAGAATGAGCTGAAGTTCGCCCAAAAGCACATACGCATTTTGTCAGGTTTGTACGGAGTTTTACGCCCGCTGGATTTGATGCTGCCATACAGATTGGAGATGGGAACTTCGCTCGCTGTGAACGGAACCGAAAATCTCTATCAGTTCTGGGGTGATGAACTTGCCAAACTGCTGAAGGCCGATCTCAAGGAAAGCGGAAGCGACGTGGTTGTGAATCTTGCTTCCAATGAGTACTTTAATTCAGTTAAGAAGGGCCTCAAGGGCGTTTCCATCGTTACGCCGGCGTTCAAGGATTTCAAGAACGGCGAGTACAAGATGATCAGCTTCTTCGCCAAAAAAGCGAGGGGTATGATGGCCCGGTTTGCCGTGAAAAATGGCATCAGCAACCCCGAAGACCTGAAGGCCTTTGACGACGAAGGCTACATTTTTAACCAGGAATTATCCAAAGACAAGTCGTGGGTGTTTACCCGTGGCTGA
- a CDS encoding FKBP-type peptidyl-prolyl cis-trans isomerase — translation MMFTLLASLTLMSGCAQSGSKKAGKSGGDALTTELDSVSYAIGLSVGTNLKSQGMELNPDAVAKAIADLNADVEPPFDAQAADMMVRNYMQAQMAKQQEKNIQRGKDFLAENAKKKGVLVTESGLQYKVLTEGAGNHPTETSQVKVHYHGTLIDGTVFDSSVERGEPITFGLNRVIKGWTEGVQLMKPGAKYEFYIPSDLAYGDRGSGPKIGPHETLIFEVELLEIVE, via the coding sequence TTGATGTTTACCCTGCTTGCCTCACTCACATTAATGTCTGGCTGCGCGCAATCAGGAAGTAAAAAAGCCGGAAAAAGCGGTGGCGACGCATTGACTACAGAGTTAGATTCGGTGAGCTATGCCATAGGACTCTCTGTGGGTACCAACCTTAAAAGTCAGGGAATGGAACTGAACCCCGATGCGGTTGCCAAAGCTATTGCTGATCTGAATGCCGACGTTGAACCGCCTTTCGACGCGCAGGCTGCTGATATGATGGTGCGAAACTATATGCAGGCGCAAATGGCCAAACAGCAGGAAAAGAACATCCAGCGCGGAAAGGATTTTCTGGCAGAAAACGCCAAAAAGAAGGGGGTTCTAGTAACCGAAAGTGGCTTGCAGTATAAAGTGCTGACTGAGGGTGCTGGAAATCACCCTACTGAAACAAGTCAGGTTAAGGTGCACTACCACGGTACATTGATTGACGGAACCGTGTTTGACAGTTCAGTTGAACGAGGAGAGCCTATTACATTCGGGCTGAATCGCGTAATCAAGGGCTGGACCGAGGGCGTGCAATTGATGAAGCCCGGTGCCAAATACGAATTCTACATTCCGTCTGACCTCGCATACGGCGACCGTGGGTCAGGTCCCAAAATCGGCCCGCACGAAACACTTATTTTCGAAGTTGAGCTGCTGGAAATTGTGGAATAG
- the trxB gene encoding thioredoxin-disulfide reductase: MSDTTEHVKCLIIGSGPAGYTAAIYAARAEMKPVMYQGLQPGGQLTITTDVENYPGYPEGVQGPQMMIDFQKQAERFGTDVRWGMVTEVDFTGPVHRVTIDGEKEVTADSIIIATGASAKWLGLESEERLNGHGVSACAVCDGFFFKGQEVAIVGAGDTAAEEATYLSKLCTKVHMLVRRDEMRASAIMQQRVKDAANIEIHWNTETVEILGDKAVEGVRIKNTETGEESTLNITGFFVAIGHKPNTDIFKGWLDMDNVGYLKIKPGSSRTNIEGVFASGDAADKIYRQAVTAAGTGCMAALDAERYLSEKGLH; this comes from the coding sequence ATGAGCGATACAACAGAACACGTAAAATGCCTGATTATTGGATCGGGCCCCGCAGGATATACCGCGGCCATTTATGCAGCGCGCGCCGAAATGAAACCCGTGATGTACCAGGGCTTGCAGCCGGGTGGTCAACTCACCATTACCACTGATGTAGAGAACTACCCGGGCTATCCTGAAGGGGTTCAAGGCCCGCAAATGATGATTGATTTCCAAAAACAAGCCGAGCGCTTCGGAACCGACGTACGTTGGGGAATGGTGACCGAAGTTGATTTTACCGGTCCTGTGCACAGAGTAACCATTGACGGGGAGAAAGAAGTTACCGCCGATTCTATTATCATTGCCACTGGTGCAAGCGCCAAATGGCTTGGTCTGGAAAGCGAGGAGCGACTCAATGGTCACGGTGTTAGTGCCTGTGCCGTATGCGACGGCTTCTTTTTTAAAGGGCAGGAAGTGGCCATAGTGGGCGCCGGAGATACTGCCGCTGAAGAAGCTACTTACCTTTCAAAACTTTGCACCAAGGTGCACATGCTTGTGCGCCGCGACGAAATGCGTGCCTCTGCCATTATGCAGCAACGGGTAAAAGACGCCGCCAATATTGAAATTCACTGGAACACTGAAACGGTAGAAATCCTTGGCGACAAAGCCGTAGAGGGTGTGCGAATCAAAAACACCGAGACTGGTGAAGAAAGTACACTGAACATCACCGGTTTTTTCGTGGCCATTGGTCACAAACCCAATACCGATATTTTTAAGGGTTGGCTCGACATGGACAACGTAGGATACCTGAAGATTAAACCCGGAAGTTCCAGAACCAATATCGAAGGGGTTTTTGCCAGCGGAGACGCAGCTGATAAAATCTACCGGCAAGCAGTTACTGCCGCTGGAACGGGCTGTATGGCTGCCCTCGACGCCGAGCGATACCTGAGTGAAAAAGGTTTGCACTAG